The window TAGCTGATCGGAATAATTTTCCTGCCGATTGGTTAATCAACGCATTTAATTTTCTATTTAGCTGCGAAACACTAATCGCCATTTCGTCAGCTAATTTTTGTACGCTGAATTGATTGTCTTCAAGATGATTTTTTATCAGTCCAAAAACCTTATCTAAAAATTCTTTATCAATTGGGCTGGCTTTTACATCCTCTGATTTAATAACAGAAATTTCTTTATACTTTTCCCTGAGCAGTTGTCTGATACGAATGAGATTGCTGACGCGGATTTCAAGCTCGCGCGGGCTAAATGGTTTTGCAAGAAATTCATCGGCGCCAATTTGCAGACCATCAATCTTGTTTTTGCTCGCCGGCTTTTGCAGTTAAAATAATTATTGGGATGTGGCTTGTTCGCTGACCATTTTTTAGGTTTGTGCAAAGTTCTAGCCCATCTACTTTTGGCATCATTACATCTGTGATAATTAAATCAGGGATTGTTTCGATTGCTTTTTTTATTCCATCTTCGCCATTCACGGCTTCTTCAATTTTATAGTGACGCTCCAGATTTTCTTTAATATAATTTCGAACGTCAAAATTATCCTCTACAATTAGAATCAACGGTTTGTCTTCATCCTGTTGTAAATTTTCCGAAGTTTTGATTTCGTCATTTTCAGAAATAATCATTTCAGTTTCTTCCAGCGGCAGTCGTATCGAAAAAAGTTGTGCCCGAGTTTAATTTGCTTTCCACCGATATTGAGCCGCCATCATTTCTACGAGTTCTTTTACTATCGCAAGTCCGAGTCCGCTTCCTTCAAATTGTTTTGTTGATGAGCTGTCAGCCTGAAAAAATCTATCAAATATATTTGGAAGTTTATTTTCCCTCAATACCAATCCTGTATCACTAACCAAGATGACAGCATTTTCAGTAAACCCGGATTTTCTCTCTCAACCATTAAACTAATTTTTCCGTTTGGGGGAATGAACTTAAAGCATTTGAAAGTAAGTTATCAATTACCTCTTCTATTTTTCCTTATCAACATTTTAAAAAAAGGCTTTCAATTTTAGAATAGAATTCGAGCGAAATTTTATTTTGTTCTGCCAGCGAATCAAATGAAGCGACACGATTTTTTCAATAGCGAAACTATATCTGTCATTTCAATTTCGAGTTTTAATTTTCCCGATTCGAGTTTGGATAGATCCAACACTTGATTTATTAAACGATTAAGTCTGTTAGAATTATTGAAAGCTATATTAAGTTTTTTTTTCTTTACTGCTTCATCCTTTACTATTCCTATTACATTTTCTAACTGCCCTTTAATTAGTGTAAAGCGGTGTTCTGAATTCGTGAGAGATGTTTGCAAAGAAATTCGATTTGATCTGATCTAAC of the Ignavibacteriales bacterium genome contains:
- a CDS encoding helix-turn-helix domain-containing protein produces the protein MQKPASKNKIDGLQIGADEFLAKPFSPRELEIRVSNLIRIRQLLREKYKEISVIKSEDVKASPIDKEFLDKVFGLIKNHLEDNQFSVQKLADEMAISVSQLNRKLNALINQSAGKLFRSAKLDYAAKLLEKMPVISLRLHIELALPMFQVLQTVSRKNSAFSHKNILRIYKRLLNNLCYAKQQTSEVSMNRFMKIFSI
- a CDS encoding response regulator, which gives rise to MIISENDEIKTSENLQQDEDKPLILIVEDNFDVRNYIKENLERHYKIEEAVNGEDGIKKAIETIPDLIITDVMMPKVDGLELCTNLKNGQRTSHIPIIILTAKAGEQKQD